A window from Melitaea cinxia chromosome 5, ilMelCinx1.1, whole genome shotgun sequence encodes these proteins:
- the LOC123653919 gene encoding cell wall protein IFF5, translating to MIRKPGLDDEILDKSKETLENRSPLPNVTSVDLGLKEGSCALGDVVYMPGDQLPGTSPCERCKCSDGVVECSKQTCEPRPGCKALHRPDHCCPTYQCECEQEGRIYGNGEKLVDPLDPCRVCYCQGGEVVCRRIACFVRDDCQPRLVPGRCCPEYDNCPVRDGTPLPSIVTSVPSVSIFDNIALSAISSAPSGLAKPEITIKEITPVSEIPVITDVKIKEILPSPSIEVAEYSSSKSPLITREASTERSSNNDNISVDTTESKDGLSSFVPVEPESTASEQSGTKAINDVTLSKVNLSTEDSSNDSNFQSKIPNIVSMMGVASISDSSSSTTKAAITEEEDLDHNPAFPPIPDDLFLVLSNHEEDILPEQALDNEHVPTDQEAVKASNVPISTQEPIFKESPATTVSYMLDIATITSESSPENLAETSTFKDATVSTQFPITKENPMLNMRSVIPTEILNIPSLISDDITGEMLDVTESSMSTVVDDESVATEISATDGSVKYIDSELQPKQEKPFSEVSFINSQTSNEMDETTNTMSKSTEIISETEFSSIPIETSDQNPHEVTEKENKDKLTAFTVNLIPTETSSTKPMFNEDESITMARSSEKENQSFENVETTEFILTSFGSQESSTDAVELIKVSSNDDKSSAIIESPNNKNSNVLTDLINLVGDVASISDHTEKPDSERHTSSATTISDSEELIPVNVAAGYKSKNKNYNVNSITEMPLKHKVPMMVSKQNVVEIEGDDDSDVITDSPPPNDKVEPTTRRPIIDNVSDTDNKTEVTDKRDIEIITKSYVPTLNRRPTKVIMKNNDEKLSSEESSSDDPVSTPEVTAEIASGPSDVTKEPELNISSSKEVTSTPEVVSSASEVKVSSDANESLESEESPAKEQSTESSNAATQ from the exons atgataaggaaaccaggattggATGATGAAATCCTAGATAAATCGaaagaaaccctcgaaaatcgca GTCCTTTGCCGAATGTGACGAGTGTCGATTTGGGTTTAAAAGAAG GGAGCTGCGCCCTGGGTGATGTGGTGTATATGCCGGGAGACCAGTTGCCCGGGACCAGTCCTTGCGAGCGGTGCAAATGCTCCGACGGCGTTGTTGAGTGTTCCAAGCAGACCTGCGAACCTCGGCCTGGCTGCAAGGCCCTCCACCGGCCCGACCACTGCTGCCCAACTTACCAGTGTG AATGTGAACAGGAAGGCCGAATATATGGCAATGGTGAAAAGCTAGTAGATCCCCTAGACCCTTGCCGCGTGTGCTACTGTCAGGGAGGAGAGGTGGTATGCCGCCGTATCGCTTGCTTCGTACGCGACGACTGTCAGCCGCGGCTCGTGCCTGGACGCTGCTGTCCTGAATACGACAACTGTCCTGTTCGAG ATGGCACGCCGCTTCCCAGTATTGTTACGTCGGTTCCAAGTGTGTCCATATTTGACAACATCGCATTAAGTGCCATCTCCTCCGCACCAAGTGGACTAGCTAAGCCAGAAATCACCATCAAAGAAATCACTCCCGTGTCCGAAATTCCAGTAATCACTGACGTAAAGATAAAGGAAATTTTACCTTCCCCTAGCATCGAAGTTGCTGAATATTCGTCCTCGAAATCACCTCTTATAACACGAGAGGCATCTACGGAAAGAAGTTCCAATAACGACAATATATCGGTCGACACTACGGAGTCAAAAGATGGACTTTCTTCATTTGTACCTGTAGAACCAGAGTCAACTGCAAGTGAACAATCTGGTACTAAAGCTATAAATGATGTAACTCTATCGAAAGTAAATCTTTCAACTGAGGATTCTAGCAATGATAGCAATTTTCAATCTAAAATTCCTAATATCGTATCAATGATGGGAGTTGCTTCTATTTCGGACTCAAGCTCTTCAACTACCAAGGCAGCAATAACAGAAGAGGAAGACTTAGATCACAATCCAGCTTTCCCACCAATCCCcgatgatttatttttagtctTAAGTAATCATGAAGAAGATATTCTGCCCGAGCAGGCATTAGACAATGAACACGTGCCAACTGATCAAGAAGCTGTCAAAGCCTCAAACGTGCCAATTTCAACACAGGAACCAATTTTTAAAGAGTCTCCAGCAACTACGGTGAGTTATATGTTGGATATTGCAACCATTACGAGTGAAAGTTCACCAGAAAACTTAGCTGAGACAAGTACCTTCAAAGATGCCACGGTCAGTACACAATTCCCTATAACAAAGGAAAATCCAATGTTGAATATGAGATCGGTAATCCCAACAGAAATATTAAACATCCCATCTCTAATATCAGACGATATTACCGGTGAAATGTTGGATGTCACTGAAAGTTCAATGTCAACTGTGGTCGATGATGAATCTGTGGCTACTGAAATTTCAGCAACCGATGGTTcagtaaaatatattgatagTGAACTCCAACCTAAACAAGAAAAACCTTTTTCCGAAGTAAGTTTTATTAACTCACAAACAAGCAATGAAATGGACGAAACTACTAATACTATGTCTAAATCAACCGAAATAATATCTGAAACAGAATTCAGTTCCATACCCATTGAAACTAGTGACCAAAATCCTCATGAAGTTACAGAGAAAGagaataaagataaattaactGCATTCACAGTTAATCTCATACCAACAGAGACATCTAGCACAAAGCCAATGTTTAATGAAGATGAAAGTATTACGATGGCGAGGAGTTCTGAAAAAGAAAACCAATCGTTTGAAAATGTTGAAACGACGGAATTTATTCTAACTTCATTTGGTTCTCAGGAAAGTTCTACTGATGCCGTCGAGTTAATAAAAGTTTCATCAAACGATGACAAAAGCTCAGCTATAATTGAATCTCCTAACAATAAGAATAGCAATGTTTTGACAGATCTGATAAACTTGGTAGGTGATGTTGCTTCCATCAGTGACCATACAGAAAAGCCAGATTCAGAGCGCCATACATCCAGCGCCACTACCATTTCGGATTCTGAGGAATTAATACCAGTCAATGTAGCTGCCgggtataaaagtaaaaataaaaactataacgtGAATTCTATTACTGAAATGCCACTGAAACATAAAGTTCCAATGATGGTTAGCAAACAAAATGTCGTGGAAATCGAGGGTGATGATGATTCAGATGTAATAACTGATTCTCCTCCACCCAACGATAAAGTAGAGCCCACCACTCGTCGTCCAATAATTGATAACGTATCAGACACCGATAACAAAACCGAAGTAACTGATAAAAGGGACAtagaaattattacaaaatcctACGTTCCAACACTCAATAGACGGCCAACTAAAGTGATCATGAAGAATAACGATGAGAAACTGTCGTCTGAGGAATCGTCGAGTGACGATCCCGTATCGACGCCAGAAGTTACCGCTGAAATCGCTTCCGGTCCAAGTGATGTTACTAAAGAACCTGAATTGAACATAAGTTCGTCCAAAGAGGTCACTAGCACTCCTGAAGTCGTGAGCTCAGCTAGTGAGGTCAAGGTATCCTCTGATGCAAACGAGTCTTTGGAGTCCGAGGAGTCACCCGCAAAGGAACAGTCCACAGAATCGTCGAATGCGGCGACCCAGTGA